The Alcaligenes aquatilis genome contains the following window.
ATCGCTTTGGATTCTTCGGGCAATAAGGTGTAGGCGAAAACCTCGCGTATGGTGGTGAACCAGAGTGGCGCTTCGCGTTCGCGCAGAAGAATCTGCCCTTTGGGGCCTTGATGTTCGAACAAGTACATGCCGCAGTAGTGGCCCACGGCGGTTTGGGGAATCTGAACGACGGGTGGCGGTGGGGCTTGTATGGGCTCGGGCTGACCGCAGGCAGCCAGTATCAGGCCCAGACACAGCAAGAGTAGGGTGTGCAGTTTTTTCATAATGCTTTTTTGTTGAAGGCCAGGCTGGCCAGACTAAAAGGCACGGCGATCCACAGCAGCAGAACGCTCATCAAGACGCTGGCAGGTAGGCGAGCCTGTTCGCTTAAACCGGCCATGCCGGCAAACATGGCAACATTTTCGTAGCCGGTCAGATTCAGCAAGCGGTACACGTCCGTAGGGTTGAACAGCAGGATGATGTTCAGCCAGGAGGCGGTGATCATGGCACCTTGGTCAGCGACCAGAATACCCAGTAGCGCCATGTCATAAATCACTACAAAAAACAGCCAGATACCGATGGCCAACCCGGCCGCAG
Protein-coding sequences here:
- a CDS encoding nitrous oxide reductase accessory protein NosL — protein: MKKLHTLLLLCLGLILAACGQPEPIQAPPPPVVQIPQTAVGHYCGMYLFEHQGPKGQILLREREAPLWFTTIREVFAYTLLPEESKAIAATYVQDMAQRDQDGLFPEQAWIPAQEAWYLIYSRYTGGMGTIDALPFSQEQAAKDFQQQHGGQLVRFADMPENYIFGAVTLP